In the genome of Betaproteobacteria bacterium, one region contains:
- the clpS gene encoding ATP-dependent Clp protease adapter ClpS, with the protein MASGNREGTVLETKKSRVKPPPLFKVLLLNDDYTPMDFVVVVLQTFFSMSREQATQIMLKVHREGMGVCGVYPRDIASTKVEQVTAYSRQHQHPLRCVMEET; encoded by the coding sequence ATGGCTTCTGGAAATCGCGAAGGCACGGTTCTCGAAACCAAGAAGAGCAGGGTCAAGCCTCCGCCCCTGTTCAAGGTGCTGTTGCTCAACGACGACTACACGCCGATGGACTTCGTCGTCGTTGTGCTGCAGACGTTTTTTTCCATGAGTCGTGAACAGGCCACCCAGATCATGCTCAAAGTTCACAGAGAGGGGATGGGGGTCTGCGGTGTCTACCCGAGGGACATCGCCTCCACCAAGGTGGAGCAGGTCACGGCGTATTCTAGGCAGCACCAACACCCGCTAAGATGCGTGATGGAGGAAACGTAG